In Vagococcus hydrophili, one DNA window encodes the following:
- a CDS encoding CheR family methyltransferase: protein MKKNFEEFNKWAIRHLGMDLESYKESQLQRRILNMMENREVTSLKDYMNLMEKDKEVKDELKDYLTINVTEFFRNPELFTALTKHVKSDLQTNFSSLKCWSAACSNGSEPYSLAMLFEENDIKLSGKILATDIDKIILDRAKKGFYFKNELKNVSQKQLQSHFLEKDNGFEVKKEIKNNIRFKEHDLLQSRFETGFHLIICRNVTIYFKSEARDALYQKFYDSLAPGGIFFTGATETINQPEKFGFKKIDSFIYQK from the coding sequence ATGAAAAAGAACTTTGAAGAATTCAATAAATGGGCAATTAGGCATCTAGGTATGGATTTAGAATCATACAAAGAGAGTCAATTACAAAGACGGATTCTGAATATGATGGAAAATAGAGAAGTAACCAGTTTAAAAGATTATATGAATTTAATGGAAAAAGATAAGGAAGTTAAAGACGAGTTAAAGGATTATTTGACCATTAATGTGACAGAGTTTTTTAGAAATCCAGAATTGTTTACGGCTTTAACTAAACACGTGAAAAGTGATTTACAAACCAATTTTTCTTCATTGAAATGTTGGAGCGCTGCTTGTTCTAATGGATCAGAACCATATAGTCTAGCCATGTTATTTGAAGAAAATGACATTAAATTATCTGGGAAGATACTGGCAACAGATATAGATAAGATAATCCTTGATCGAGCAAAGAAAGGATTTTATTTTAAAAATGAATTAAAAAATGTCTCACAAAAGCAATTACAATCGCATTTTTTAGAGAAGGATAACGGATTTGAAGTGAAAAAGGAAATTAAAAATAATATTAGATTTAAAGAGCATGATTTACTTCAAAGTCGCTTTGAAACAGGATTTCATCTAATTATTTGTCGAAATGTTACCATTTATTTCAAATCTGAAGCACGTGATGCGCTTTATCAAAAATTTTACGATTCATTGGCACCTGGTGGAATTTTCTTCACAGGAGCAACAGAAACAATCAATCAACCTGAAAAATTTGGATTTAAGAAAATAGATTCATTTATTTACCAAAAATAA
- a CDS encoding protein-glutamate methylesterase/protein-glutamine glutaminase, with amino-acid sequence MSIKVMVVDDSAFMRKVLSDQVNQISNVVVSATARSGEDALLKLKKIQPDLITLDIEMSGINGLETLKIIKREFNIPVIMLSSHSGEEMTITCLENGAMDFVEKPSNISKIEDSFKEELEKKIKSIIVKPGSVEVIKEVKVVGEKRFPNKVRGIVIGSSTGGPKALMEIIKYIPKTLNVPIFIVQHMPSGFTKSFSKRMNTEANVEVVEAKHLELIRPGVVYIAPGDYHMRIDQRRIYLTNEEKKINSVRPAVDPLFESASKVYGKSLVGIILTGMGSDGAEGMKIIANNKGYTIAQDRETSVVYGMPRRAVELGVVDEILSLDMIGTKLDWMIRVKQ; translated from the coding sequence ATGTCAATTAAAGTAATGGTTGTTGATGATTCGGCTTTTATGAGGAAAGTTTTATCAGATCAAGTCAATCAAATTTCCAATGTGGTAGTAAGTGCTACTGCTAGGAGTGGAGAAGATGCGCTTTTAAAACTAAAAAAAATACAGCCTGATTTGATAACCCTAGATATTGAAATGTCAGGAATTAATGGGTTAGAAACATTAAAAATCATTAAAAGAGAATTTAATATACCAGTAATCATGTTAAGTTCCCATTCAGGTGAAGAAATGACAATTACTTGTTTAGAGAATGGGGCGATGGATTTTGTAGAGAAACCTTCCAATATATCAAAAATAGAAGATTCTTTTAAAGAGGAACTAGAAAAAAAGATTAAATCGATTATCGTTAAACCTGGTTCTGTTGAAGTGATTAAAGAAGTTAAGGTAGTTGGCGAAAAAAGGTTTCCAAATAAAGTCCGCGGAATTGTCATTGGCTCTTCAACAGGAGGACCAAAAGCGCTGATGGAAATTATTAAGTATATTCCAAAAACATTAAATGTTCCTATATTTATTGTGCAACATATGCCTTCTGGGTTTACAAAATCTTTTTCAAAACGAATGAATACTGAAGCAAATGTTGAAGTAGTTGAGGCTAAACACCTCGAGTTAATCAGACCAGGAGTGGTTTATATTGCTCCTGGAGATTATCATATGCGCATTGATCAGCGAAGAATTTATTTAACGAATGAAGAGAAAAAAATTAATAGTGTTAGACCTGCTGTTGATCCATTGTTTGAATCAGCCTCCAAAGTTTATGGGAAGAGTTTGGTTGGTATCATTCTGACCGGAATGGGAAGTGATGGGGCAGAAGGAATGAAAATAATTGCTAATAATAAAGGTTATACAATTGCTCAAGACAGAGAAACTTCAGTCGTCTATGGAATGCCTAGAAGAGCTGTTGAATTAGGAGTGGTTGATGAGATTCTATCATTAGATATGATTGGCACTAAATTAGATTGGATGATAAGGGTGAAACAATGA
- a CDS encoding chemotaxis protein CheD, producing the protein MSNDIKVGISDYKIAKAPDQLLTLGLGSCIGIVIYDKKNKIAGLSHIMLPDSEMFTTRSMIKVEKFADLAIPAMVEEIKKLQPNHGRLAAKIAGGASMFKLANDVKSQNVGERNIEAVEKALKELRIPIVAKHVGGNMGRSIFVNVEEMTVSIKMVNREVYEL; encoded by the coding sequence ATGAGTAATGACATAAAAGTTGGAATATCGGATTATAAAATTGCCAAAGCCCCAGATCAATTATTGACGTTAGGTTTGGGATCTTGTATTGGTATTGTTATTTATGATAAGAAAAACAAAATTGCAGGATTGAGTCATATTATGCTACCTGATAGTGAAATGTTTACTACAAGAAGTATGATCAAAGTTGAAAAATTTGCAGATTTAGCCATTCCTGCAATGGTTGAAGAAATCAAAAAGTTACAACCTAATCATGGTAGATTGGCTGCCAAAATAGCTGGTGGTGCAAGTATGTTTAAGCTAGCTAATGATGTGAAATCACAAAATGTAGGCGAACGAAATATAGAGGCTGTTGAAAAAGCTCTAAAAGAACTCAGAATTCCTATCGTTGCTAAGCACGTAGGTGGGAATATGGGACGTTCGATTTTTGTAAATGTGGAAGAGATGACCGTCTCTATAAAAATGGTCAATCGGGAAGTATATGAACTATAA
- a CDS encoding chemotaxis protein CheW, whose protein sequence is MEKQIVFLSQRQALSLPIKKIEKIIQWTEPIPIPETSQFVLGVIDYNETILPVIDLNQRLYAQETVRNNDLKIIVVQWKDECLGLVVDSIKGIVDFSVEQFEMMNNDVTFDKNYIDSFVRTKEGIVIQLNIDALFEGNIMLDKLLRSLEVESSETSSELSEDDE, encoded by the coding sequence ATGGAAAAACAAATTGTTTTTTTGAGCCAAAGACAAGCATTAAGTCTTCCAATCAAAAAGATTGAAAAAATCATTCAATGGACAGAACCTATTCCAATCCCAGAGACATCACAATTTGTTCTAGGTGTGATTGATTACAATGAGACTATATTACCAGTAATCGATTTAAATCAACGGTTATATGCACAAGAAACGGTGAGAAATAATGACTTAAAAATTATTGTTGTTCAGTGGAAAGATGAGTGCCTTGGGTTAGTTGTGGATTCTATAAAAGGAATTGTTGATTTCTCAGTGGAGCAATTCGAAATGATGAATAATGATGTTACGTTTGATAAAAATTATATAGATAGCTTTGTTAGAACAAAAGAAGGCATTGTTATTCAGTTAAATATCGATGCACTTTTTGAAGGAAACATTATGTTAGATAAGTTACTACGTAGTTTAGAAGTAGAAAGTTCTGAAACCTCAAGTGAATTGAGTGAAGACGATGAGTAA
- a CDS encoding methyl-accepting chemotaxis protein: protein MKKQKSKSVKGKIIGFILFLTIVPVITVLFINMKLMKETLEHRLSIEAEEKIASVQNQAGAAQKSALNDIEILKKHDVFKGDLNSPKREQEILKVLNFLFESDENYADVYFVPNNKDIVSSVTFKMTPDQYKEREWYKTAIANPQEINISKPVKDVNTGNLINTVSTAVVENNQIKGILAIDVSTDEAVNIVNTTSVGIYGGMKLVMANGEVLASNEKSEIGKNVSENPGFKKMTEEKGMVDTPAGHDYYFKTKGDLFIIAEVAQKEFQMKQAEMFKYSSIIIGIWGVISIFIAVFVSNRIIGLVKTIVDSFEKAKSGNLKAKIINIRGGTKESGPLVTKFFGSGEAKEDGAEISQIANAYNGMLDGFANLVKNIQNESNQIADMSVSLSDISKQTNSATEEVSETITGIAQATSSQAIDAEKTVTEMNELGNTIEVINQSAIEMNDQALTASQDNQNNSDLMHDVHENWEIEREKLKLLVDNMAGMNTDIQNINKIIQVITDISTQTNLLALNASIEAARAGEAGKGFAVVAEEVRKLAEQSAISTKDIETIIEEIQMKSNEMVTQVSASYDGGQKQTEIINSAIDSTDKVTQQFDTIIQNVHKIDQLSQDIKQQKDDVLFSVENISASTEENSAGTEEVSANAEEILATMQEFTANIQDLETIADGLKKQVNQFNI, encoded by the coding sequence ATGAAAAAACAAAAATCAAAATCAGTAAAAGGCAAAATAATTGGATTTATTCTGTTTTTAACGATAGTTCCTGTTATTACTGTCTTATTTATCAATATGAAACTAATGAAAGAAACCTTAGAGCATCGACTATCAATTGAAGCGGAAGAGAAAATAGCTAGTGTTCAAAATCAAGCAGGAGCAGCTCAAAAGAGTGCATTAAACGATATTGAAATTTTAAAGAAGCATGACGTTTTTAAAGGAGACTTAAACAGTCCGAAAAGAGAGCAGGAAATTCTTAAAGTTTTAAATTTCCTATTTGAATCAGATGAAAATTATGCAGATGTTTATTTTGTTCCAAATAACAAAGATATTGTAAGCAGTGTCACTTTCAAAATGACACCAGATCAGTATAAAGAACGAGAATGGTACAAGACAGCAATTGCTAATCCTCAAGAAATTAATATATCGAAACCAGTGAAAGATGTAAACACAGGAAACTTAATTAATACGGTGTCAACAGCCGTTGTGGAGAACAATCAGATAAAAGGAATATTGGCCATTGATGTTAGTACAGATGAAGCGGTTAACATAGTTAATACAACAAGTGTAGGTATTTACGGTGGAATGAAATTAGTCATGGCTAATGGTGAAGTATTAGCTTCAAATGAAAAGAGCGAAATTGGAAAAAATGTCAGTGAAAATCCTGGATTTAAAAAAATGACTGAAGAAAAAGGCATGGTTGATACACCAGCTGGTCATGATTATTATTTCAAAACTAAAGGTGATTTATTCATCATTGCAGAAGTAGCACAAAAAGAATTTCAAATGAAACAAGCTGAAATGTTTAAATATTCATCGATTATTATAGGTATTTGGGGTGTCATCTCAATATTTATCGCAGTCTTTGTTTCTAATCGAATTATTGGTTTAGTTAAAACGATTGTTGATTCTTTTGAAAAAGCGAAATCTGGGAATTTAAAAGCTAAAATTATTAATATTCGTGGTGGTACAAAAGAGTCTGGACCACTTGTAACTAAATTCTTTGGTTCTGGTGAGGCAAAAGAAGATGGCGCTGAAATTAGCCAAATTGCGAATGCTTACAACGGCATGTTAGATGGTTTTGCAAATTTGGTTAAAAATATCCAAAATGAAAGCAATCAAATTGCAGATATGAGTGTTTCTTTATCAGATATATCAAAACAAACAAATTCAGCAACGGAAGAAGTATCAGAAACAATTACAGGAATTGCTCAAGCAACAAGCTCACAAGCAATTGATGCAGAAAAAACTGTAACTGAAATGAATGAATTAGGTAATACTATTGAAGTGATTAATCAATCAGCGATTGAAATGAATGACCAAGCACTAACAGCTAGTCAGGATAACCAAAATAATTCGGACTTAATGCATGATGTGCATGAAAACTGGGAGATTGAAAGAGAAAAATTAAAATTATTAGTAGATAATATGGCTGGTATGAATACGGATATTCAAAACATTAATAAAATTATTCAAGTTATTACGGATATTTCAACTCAAACCAATCTACTAGCGCTAAATGCTTCCATTGAAGCAGCACGAGCTGGTGAAGCAGGTAAAGGATTCGCTGTTGTTGCCGAAGAGGTACGTAAGTTAGCTGAACAAAGCGCTATTTCAACGAAAGATATTGAGACAATTATTGAAGAAATTCAAATGAAATCAAACGAAATGGTAACACAAGTCTCAGCTTCATATGATGGTGGTCAAAAACAAACAGAGATTATCAATAGTGCCATTGATTCAACAGATAAAGTCACTCAACAGTTCGATACGATTATTCAAAACGTTCATAAAATTGATCAACTTAGTCAAGATATTAAGCAGCAAAAAGATGATGTTCTGTTTTCGGTTGAAAATATTTCAGCATCAACTGAAGAAAATTCTGCCGGGACAGAAGAAGTATCAGCAAATGCTGAAGAAATATTAGCAACAATGCAGGAGTTCACTGCTAATATTCAAGATCTTGAAACAATTGCTGATGGTTTGAAAAAACAAGTTAATCAATTCAATATTTAA
- a CDS encoding methyl-accepting chemotaxis protein, producing MSKVETKKKKSLGPVIISIILFLGIIPVLLLLFLNTKLMDQMIIHRVAIEEKNSTIRVVDRMNGIQHNIENTLNRLTEDTTIINTKNTLEDRENIRHIIKVANEADENTENVFYQPLNADSVSSLGKEKDAKVGERVDRTWYKEALANPNKIMWSKPYESISSKQISMTASKTVSDGNKVIGIVGVDINLKNVGDMVKSSLIGTTGNMILATKDGDVLTSGNPRFDGKNISEERFFKNKPEKEGYTGKGTEKVYFGETETGLLLIGGVSPKELESEKKSLIKVSATVIVVWGTIAILIAIGISKSVISSAKVIVNAFEKASSGDLSVKITNTKGNSEGTKPLLSRIPGLKKMFGDGEVRESGNEISQIVIAFNNMLTGFSGLVQGIQEESNEISDMTISLSEISKQTNSATEEVSETITGIAQATSSQAIDSEKTVNEMNELGQVIDSIQKSSLDMNKTTEKATSVNELNSQLMQKVFDNWEGERRKLGELVENISGMNMDIQNINKIIQVITDISSQTNLLALNASIEAARAGEAGKGFAVVAEEVRKLAEQSAKSTKDIESIIEEIQYKSNGMVTQVRESYEGGEKQTQVINEAIDSTHQVVDQFDLLTKEISLIDQLSKDATIQKDSVLFAVENISASTEENSAGTEEVSANAEEILATMQEFSSNIEALEQISEILKLQANGFILK from the coding sequence ATGAGTAAAGTAGAAACGAAGAAAAAAAAATCACTAGGACCAGTTATTATTAGCATCATTTTATTTTTAGGAATAATACCAGTATTATTATTGCTGTTCCTAAATACGAAGTTAATGGATCAGATGATTATTCATCGTGTAGCGATTGAAGAGAAAAACAGTACAATTCGTGTTGTAGACCGGATGAACGGAATTCAACATAATATAGAGAATACTCTTAATCGTTTAACTGAGGATACAACGATTATTAACACTAAAAATACTTTAGAAGATCGAGAAAATATTCGACACATTATCAAAGTGGCCAATGAAGCTGATGAAAATACAGAAAATGTTTTTTATCAGCCGCTTAATGCTGACAGTGTTTCGTCACTAGGTAAAGAAAAAGACGCAAAAGTCGGTGAAAGGGTTGATCGCACTTGGTATAAAGAGGCTTTAGCTAATCCTAATAAAATAATGTGGTCAAAGCCTTATGAGTCAATTAGCTCTAAGCAAATATCAATGACAGCTTCAAAAACAGTAAGTGATGGAAACAAGGTTATTGGTATTGTTGGAGTGGATATTAATCTAAAAAATGTCGGAGACATGGTTAAATCGTCCTTAATAGGAACAACAGGAAATATGATTCTAGCTACTAAAGATGGAGATGTTCTAACGTCCGGTAACCCAAGGTTTGATGGTAAGAATATTTCAGAAGAAAGATTCTTCAAAAATAAACCAGAAAAAGAAGGTTATACGGGAAAAGGAACAGAGAAAGTATACTTTGGTGAAACTGAAACAGGATTACTTCTAATTGGTGGTGTTTCACCGAAAGAATTAGAATCAGAAAAAAAATCTTTAATTAAAGTTTCAGCAACAGTTATTGTTGTGTGGGGAACGATAGCTATTTTAATTGCCATAGGTATTTCTAAGAGTGTTATCAGTTCAGCAAAAGTTATTGTCAATGCCTTTGAAAAAGCCTCAAGTGGTGATTTATCAGTAAAAATTACCAATACTAAAGGTAATTCTGAAGGAACAAAACCACTTTTAAGTAGAATACCAGGCCTTAAAAAAATGTTTGGTGATGGTGAAGTAAGAGAAAGTGGCAATGAAATTTCTCAAATTGTGATTGCATTTAATAACATGTTAACAGGATTTTCAGGACTTGTTCAAGGGATTCAAGAAGAGAGTAATGAAATATCAGATATGACGATATCTTTATCTGAAATTTCAAAACAAACAAATTCAGCAACTGAAGAAGTATCAGAGACAATCACAGGTATCGCTCAAGCAACAAGTTCCCAAGCAATTGATTCAGAAAAAACAGTTAATGAGATGAATGAATTGGGACAAGTGATTGATTCCATCCAAAAATCATCTTTAGATATGAATAAAACAACTGAAAAAGCAACTAGCGTCAATGAACTGAACTCTCAGTTAATGCAAAAAGTATTTGATAATTGGGAAGGTGAACGTCGTAAATTAGGTGAACTTGTAGAAAATATTTCAGGAATGAATATGGATATCCAAAATATAAACAAAATTATCCAAGTTATCACAGATATTTCTTCACAGACAAATCTTTTAGCACTAAATGCATCGATTGAAGCAGCACGAGCTGGTGAAGCTGGAAAAGGTTTTGCAGTGGTCGCAGAAGAGGTTAGAAAATTAGCTGAACAAAGTGCTAAATCGACGAAAGATATTGAGTCAATTATTGAAGAAATTCAATATAAATCAAATGGTATGGTAACACAAGTTAGAGAGTCGTATGAAGGTGGAGAAAAACAAACTCAAGTCATTAATGAAGCGATTGATTCAACTCATCAAGTGGTGGACCAATTTGATTTATTGACTAAAGAAATTTCTTTAATTGATCAGTTGAGTAAAGATGCTACCATTCAAAAAGATTCAGTGTTATTCGCTGTAGAAAATATCTCAGCTTCAACAGAAGAAAATTCAGCTGGAACGGAAGAAGTATCTGCTAATGCAGAGGAAATTTTAGCAACAATGCAAGAGTTCTCAAGTAATATTGAGGCTTTAGAACAAATTTCTGAAATATTGAAATTACAAGCGAACGGTTTTATTTTGAAATAA
- a CDS encoding cell division ATP-binding protein FtsE: MIRLVNVFKKYTENSTALRNITLEIKQGEFIYLVGPSGAGKSTLIKLMTCEERLTHGLLNVGNIDLCRLPDKKIPEFRRQIGIIPQEIILLENLTVYKNLVYVLQAIGVEKKLIADKVTTALEEVGMWMYKDYYPDELSIGEKQKVAIARAILSDPKILLADEPTGNLDNKSAIDVMKILYQLNQKGTTILMATHNSTIVNTIRYRVLEIKKGIIVRDQKEGSYGLASDYKDIFVI, translated from the coding sequence ATGATCAGGTTAGTAAATGTATTTAAAAAATATACAGAAAATTCGACAGCATTAAGAAACATTACATTAGAAATCAAGCAAGGTGAGTTTATTTATTTAGTTGGTCCAAGTGGTGCAGGAAAATCAACCTTAATAAAATTGATGACTTGCGAAGAACGTTTAACTCATGGTCTTTTAAATGTTGGAAATATTGATTTGTGTCGATTACCAGATAAAAAAATTCCAGAATTTAGAAGACAAATAGGGATCATTCCTCAAGAAATTATTCTTCTTGAGAATCTGACGGTTTATAAAAATCTAGTATATGTTCTGCAAGCAATTGGTGTGGAGAAGAAACTAATTGCTGATAAAGTAACAACAGCATTAGAAGAAGTCGGTATGTGGATGTATAAAGATTACTATCCTGATGAATTGTCTATTGGTGAAAAACAAAAAGTAGCTATTGCAAGAGCTATTTTAAGTGATCCGAAAATATTGCTAGCTGATGAACCTACGGGAAATTTAGACAATAAATCTGCAATAGATGTTATGAAAATTTTATATCAGCTAAATCAAAAAGGGACAACAATCTTGATGGCGACACATAATTCAACAATTGTTAATACCATCAGATATCGTGTGCTAGAAATAAAAAAAGGCATAATCGTTAGAGATCAAAAGGAAGGTTCTTACGGCCTTGCAAGTGACTATAAAGACATATTTGTCATTTAA
- a CDS encoding flagellar hook-basal body protein, giving the protein MNPSLAVSKSGMNGLQTNLDIVANNIANSNTVGFKEKDTNFHELLREDTKSRENLLLNGISRGMKSEQAQLNMTQGGFIPGSNDFDLALVGDGFFGVRLPNNQMAYTRDGSFRFDANGTLRTSNGNQVDINYLVPKNNWPNGSATVSERGEVTVGNQLVAQIPVYATDRYEQFQETGDNLFQLPQGTNAQVMNNPTIKQYYLEASNVDLADQMTDMIVTQRVYSMNTKVAQSTDEMMQIINNFKQ; this is encoded by the coding sequence ATGAATCCGAGTCTTGCAGTCAGTAAAAGTGGAATGAATGGTTTACAAACTAACTTAGATATTGTTGCTAACAATATAGCAAATTCTAATACAGTTGGTTTTAAAGAAAAAGACACTAATTTTCACGAATTATTAAGAGAAGATACAAAGTCACGAGAAAATTTACTTTTAAATGGTATTTCTCGTGGTATGAAGTCGGAACAGGCACAGTTAAATATGACACAAGGAGGTTTTATTCCAGGGTCAAACGATTTTGATTTGGCTTTAGTGGGTGATGGTTTTTTTGGAGTTAGATTGCCGAATAATCAAATGGCCTATACTCGAGATGGTTCATTTAGATTTGATGCTAATGGAACTCTTAGAACGAGCAATGGTAATCAAGTGGATATTAATTATTTAGTACCTAAAAATAACTGGCCAAATGGAAGTGCTACAGTGAGTGAACGGGGGGAAGTAACAGTGGGTAATCAATTGGTTGCTCAAATTCCAGTCTATGCAACAGATCGTTATGAACAGTTCCAGGAAACAGGAGATAATCTTTTTCAGTTACCTCAAGGTACAAATGCGCAGGTAATGAATAATCCGACTATTAAGCAGTATTATTTAGAGGCTTCAAATGTTGATTTGGCTGATCAAATGACAGATATGATTGTCACACAAAGAGTATATTCGATGAACACAAAAGTTGCTCAATCAACTGACGAGATGATGCAAATTATTAATAATTTTAAACAGTAG
- a CDS encoding flagellar hook-basal body protein: MIRSMYTLQRNLDVLQTKQENTSANVANANTYGYKSQQAIQKTDEEQKLHNYTNGPELNKRRELGSFVFGNKVDEIYKDMSSGSFKQTNKATDYAVLGEGYFNVQLPNGDIGYTKNGHFQVNQQNQLVTQDGNVILSKNGAPIDARENLPDFRLTRFTDQEDLTAQGESLFVAENPGMDDRASTVRKSMLEGSNVNMVNEMTTLMDTARQFEINQKALHTSDETLRKLTNEVGRV, encoded by the coding sequence ATGATTAGAAGTATGTATACTCTACAAAGAAATTTAGATGTTCTTCAAACCAAACAAGAGAACACAAGTGCTAACGTGGCTAATGCAAATACTTACGGTTACAAATCACAGCAAGCTATTCAAAAAACAGATGAAGAGCAAAAATTGCATAATTACACTAATGGTCCAGAATTAAACAAAAGAAGAGAGTTAGGTTCTTTTGTATTTGGAAATAAGGTAGATGAAATTTACAAAGACATGTCCAGTGGTAGCTTTAAACAAACAAATAAAGCAACTGACTACGCGGTTTTAGGCGAAGGTTATTTTAATGTTCAATTACCAAACGGTGATATAGGTTACACCAAGAACGGACATTTTCAAGTAAATCAGCAAAATCAATTAGTCACTCAGGATGGTAACGTAATACTTTCTAAAAATGGAGCCCCTATTGATGCTCGTGAAAATTTACCTGATTTTAGATTAACACGGTTCACAGATCAGGAAGATTTGACTGCACAAGGTGAGTCGTTATTTGTAGCTGAAAATCCTGGAATGGATGATCGAGCAAGTACTGTCAGAAAAAGTATGCTTGAAGGCTCAAATGTCAATATGGTTAATGAAATGACGACGTTGATGGATACTGCTAGACAATTTGAAATCAATCAGAAAGCTCTCCACACATCAGATGAAACGCTTAGAAAATTAACCAATGAAGTAGGTCGCGTATAG
- a CDS encoding sigma-70 family RNA polymerase sigma factor, which translates to MYEVDYEEEIVKHLPFVKRVVNRIEIKSTEYDKDDLFNIGVIGLMDALKKFDVNKKVSFESYAYIRVRGAIIDEVRKSSRVSRSRMGHLDSFYKAKEKIEREKMVTATDQEICKEMKINAKQLSKIHETIHYLANVSLDDTIFTNQGETLELKDIVEDTDTIPIDILLMDDEKKQALRRTVALLDEREQIILNLYYVEELTLKEIAEILEVSVPRVSQLHGKILIKLKKMIEEDLK; encoded by the coding sequence ATGTATGAAGTTGATTATGAGGAAGAAATAGTGAAACATCTTCCTTTTGTCAAAAGGGTTGTTAATAGAATCGAAATAAAGTCAACAGAATATGATAAAGATGATTTATTTAATATTGGTGTCATCGGATTAATGGACGCATTGAAAAAATTTGATGTGAATAAAAAAGTTTCCTTTGAAAGTTATGCCTATATACGTGTTCGTGGGGCAATTATTGATGAGGTAAGAAAATCATCCAGAGTTTCCCGTTCAAGAATGGGACATTTAGATAGCTTTTATAAAGCTAAAGAGAAAATTGAACGTGAAAAAATGGTAACTGCAACAGATCAAGAAATTTGTAAAGAAATGAAAATTAATGCTAAACAACTATCTAAAATCCATGAAACGATACACTACTTAGCAAATGTTTCTTTGGATGATACGATCTTTACGAATCAAGGGGAAACCTTAGAATTAAAAGATATTGTTGAAGATACCGATACTATACCTATAGATATTTTATTAATGGATGATGAAAAAAAACAGGCATTACGACGCACAGTTGCTCTTTTAGATGAACGTGAACAAATTATTCTAAATTTGTACTATGTAGAAGAATTAACGTTGAAAGAGATTGCTGAAATTCTAGAAGTCTCAGTCCCTCGTGTTTCTCAACTCCATGGAAAAATATTAATTAAACTAAAAAAAATGATTGAGGAGGACTTGAAATGA